In Benincasa hispida cultivar B227 chromosome 8, ASM972705v1, whole genome shotgun sequence, the sequence ataataataattttcatctcATAAAGTTGGCTAattaataataacaaatttcattcaatattatgtgaatatattttcaaaatttatagcaaaaatgttaataaataacaaagaaaatttgaaaaatcaaccaaaaaaaaattaataacaactaaatttaagatttctgGAAAGTAAGACTAAAATTGGACATGTGAAAGTAAAGGGGCTAAAATTGAACAATCTTCAAAGTATAAAAAGGAAATAGTATCTTaacatttattatattttatcgaATATTCTGTATTCTATTATGGAAAATCAATTCACTCCACATATTCATATCGAACGCATGAAAAAAAGTTGACATGGACAAGATATTTAATCACCACATACAAAAATAATCACAATACACACAAGGTTTAAAATATTGTTAATATCGACCAAAATATCAATatctcaattttataaaaatgttgATGGAAATATTGATAAATGTCGATGGCGATAcgtatttttttgaaaaacatttaaaaggaaaaacgtGGATTCTAAAAAGtaaattatgtttaaattaatataaatcaacaTTATGCATTTTTTTATGAGATAAAACACttgttataatattatatttatgttagATTGCAattttttgctattatttttaatatttattcatttattttaaaatgttgatgaaatatgaaTATATCAATTAGAAAACTTAGTACTGTATACATACCTTGCTTGTAAgttacataatttttttctttaatttaatgtatatacaGATTGCAACCGTCCAGGCTCAGTGTGCCAAGACCCAAAATTTGTTGGAGGAGATGGAATCACCTTCTATTTCCATGGCCAAAAAGACCAAGAATTTTGCATTGTCACTGACTCGAACCTCCACATCAACGCCCACTTCATCGGCCGACGAAACATCGACATGAAGCGGGACTTCACTTGGGTTCAATCACTTGGCATCCTCTTTGACTCCCACAAGCTCTTCATAGGCGCTCAGAAAACAGCAACATGGAATGATGCTATCGACCGTCTCTCCATCTCTCTTGACGATGAAACCATCCTCCTCCCTACTCAGGAGGGCGCAACGTGGAGTAATTCAACCTTCTATAAGGGAATGGTCATAACCAGAAGTAGAAACACAAACGCAGTCGAGATCAAAGTTCCTGGAAACTTCAAGATCAAAGCCGTCGTGGTTCCGATAACGGAAAAAGATTCAAGGGTCCATAATTATGGTATTACACAAGAGGATTGCTTTGCCCATTTGGACTTGAGCTTCAAGTTCTATGCATTGAGTGGGGATGTGAATGGGGTTTTGGGGCAAACTTACGGTAGCAACTATGTGAGCAAGGTCAAGATGGGAGTGGCAATGCCTGTTTTTGGTGGTGCCAATGAGTTTGCTTCTTCAAATCTTTTTGCCACGGATTGCCAAGTGGCACGTTTTAGCGGGCAGTTGGCTGGAAAAGATGACAGTTCTTTGGAGGCTGAAGTCTTTGCCAATATGAGCTGTGGCAGTGACATGGAAGGTGGAGGAGTTGTTTGCAAAAGATAAGCTTGATTTCCATTGGTGGATCAGATTCTTCATtcaaggaaagaataaaatttatggtccaattaattatatgttaataAATGTTTAATAAAGTGGGAACTTGAAATGTGAAAGCTTTGTGACCTTTTTCAGATATGAAAAAGGGTTTGTTTATGTATTATTTCATCCTTCTTAATTATCTTGAGATTATTTGTAAGAGAAAGATACCAATATTATGTGATatgtttgaaaattatttaatattttcgCCCTCCATATTTCGCTTTTTATATGTATGAATATAATTATGTTATGGAGTTATTTAACAGGCCAATATTGCAATCTTGAGGTGGAGAAATAATGAGCTTTGGTTTAATTAGTATGAATAGACAAATATTGTGCTGGATAAGAGTTCAATATTGAggtatttttaaagaaaacaagTTTGTAATTTTGACTACAAAGGATGGATGGTTTTATTAAATGAGAATTGGGTGTAAATTCTCATTCTATATATCCAAAAGTTCTATATGAATTGATGTTAACAAGTTTGGCCTAGGATTCAGAGTGCGCTACATATAAATCTTCTAATCCTAAAGTCGATTCTGCAACATGTATTATATGATATTCCTCTTTATTAATAAAATGGACATAGCTAATacttttttttacaatatatttGTAGGGGACTTGAACCTCTCACTTCGAATTGAAAATACAAATACTATGTCAATGACCATTTTGGATAGCTGACACTTTACTAGTGAACTACATAAATCTATGTAATGAAGTTAACTATTGACTTTTTCTTGTTGCCTTTATTTCTTGATTTCAAATCATAAATATTAAgggggtgtttgtttcaaggaTTGGGATTTGATGGGTTAAGCATCCTAAGCCCAACCGTTATTTGGGCATGGATTGAGGAACATTGGCTTATCAGCCAACCTCCAAACACCACCATCGGTGACCACCGCGGCCAATCCCGGCAGCCACCTCCGATGAACCCCGCGACCAACTTCAGCACCATCTCTAGTGACTGTCGTTGACCAACTCTGGCCACCACCTCCGATGACTGCTACCGACCCACTCTGGTCGCCACCTCCTTCGACCGTCATTGGCCAACTTTGgtattacgtcttgttccttaagttcccactaatcctctaatgaacaattggtttatgatccaatcactaaactagaTCCCTCTTgaaccaatgagagggtggggccccttgttcaagatcgagattcagtacttaagagaacaaccttcctcctatccctaaatcgggtaggcgtgaactccatcttgcaccctatgtcccaagctatctacccgatcttacccttaaaatgggaggcttattgagtcggcgttgttgagccaaccctcacccatgtaaatctaaggataatcatgaatagacaggagttcatagttagctcaggattaagatcaagttactaAGGTCATATAAGCGAAATAGTCTGTCTTAAACACTAAACAACATTACAtattaagagtgacttatttcttggtccgaccttgtgcaaactcattgcataggacgctcccactcctcatgtcaatacatgaacga encodes:
- the LOC120083266 gene encoding uncharacterized protein LOC120083266, yielding MARIAIFLFLFSLFFSAVVEGAPNAKKVKCNDDNYPQCYKSDHYCPADCPQTCVVDCSSCQPVCTPPPPPPSRKLKSPPPPYIYSSPPPPPPYIYSSPPPPPPYIYSSPPPPPPKSYASSPPPPPATTPTPPTSPPPSSETSGQKKARCKNRGYPHCYGMELSCPSACPDQCEVDCVTCSPVCNCNRPGSVCQDPKFVGGDGITFYFHGQKDQEFCIVTDSNLHINAHFIGRRNIDMKRDFTWVQSLGILFDSHKLFIGAQKTATWNDAIDRLSISLDDETILLPTQEGATWSNSTFYKGMVITRSRNTNAVEIKVPGNFKIKAVVVPITEKDSRVHNYGITQEDCFAHLDLSFKFYALSGDVNGVLGQTYGSNYVSKVKMGVAMPVFGGANEFASSNLFATDCQVARFSGQLAGKDDSSLEAEVFANMSCGSDMEGGGVVCKR